Proteins encoded by one window of Musa acuminata AAA Group cultivar baxijiao chromosome BXJ2-9, Cavendish_Baxijiao_AAA, whole genome shotgun sequence:
- the LOC135622772 gene encoding uncharacterized protein LOC135622772: MWFLCVFYHRLLDYRRPEVESLAELSGAFGGDSGGEESPSTRSLEWKLPENHHIDSPFHFVSLPSEEIARNIANRSILVKGFYELWGQGSSYEELEKAIKEFPDERKLPYLTSDSTFRITVDSFGKVISFQEQNERIQGLSYIPFMGRVDLRKPEHRFWLIETDDYGSNNGLPPVVQRTIFFGREVGAADRKLLPTYQLKSRRYLGPTAMDAEMAFLMANQGLAQPGKLVYDPFVGTGSILVAAAHFGAMTMGADIDIRVVRDGRGPNCNVWSNFEQYNLPMPISLLRADNNMPPWRSGLKEVFDAIICDPPYGVRAGGRKSGGRKLLRGTVGPYTVPEEKRLDHIPSTAPYSLVECMHDLLDLSAKLLVMGGRLVFFFPVVREDGLTNAQFPEHPCFTLIASCEQILSLRYSRYLLTMVKTGAYTEEIRESAQKRHLEFKENHLKWLEDGNLHSAVFSPADSQEALGAKSNKFDRDSKPKYRGKYV; the protein is encoded by the exons ATGTGGTTTCTCTGCGTCTTCTACCACAGGCTCTTGGACTACAGGAGGCCGGAGGTCGAATCCCTCGCCGAGCTCTCTGGGGCCTTCGGAGGCGACAGCGGCGGAGAGGAGTCCCCTTCGACGCGCTCCTTGGAATGGAAGCTTCCGGAGAACCACCACATAGACTCTCCCTTCCATTTCGTCTCCCTTCCGTCTGAGGAGATTGCCAGAAACATCGCCAACCGTA GTATACTTGTCAAGGGTTTTTATGAACTTTGGGGGCAAGGAAGTAGCTATGAGGAATTGGAAAAGGCCATAAAAGAATTTCCAGATGAAAGGAAACTGCCATACTTGACATCAGACAGCACATTCCGGATCACTGTTGATAGCTTTGGCAAGGTGATCAGCTTTCAGGAACAGAATGAACGAATTCAAGGACTCAGCTATATACCATTCATG GGACGAGTTGATCTTCGGAAACCTGAGCACAGGTTCTGGCTCATAGAAACTGATGATTATGGATCAAACAATGGCCTTCCTCCCGTTGTTCAGAGGACAATTTTCTTTGGCCGAGAGGTTGGAGCTGCAGATAGGAAGCTATTGCCTACTTACCAGCTGAAAAGTCGCAGGTACCTAGGTCCTACAGCTATGGATGCTGAAATGGCCTTTCTTATGGCTAATCAAGGCCTTGCACAACCAGGCAAACTTGTTTATGACCCATTTGTTGGAACTGGGAGCATACTGGTTGCTGCTGCACATTTTGGAGCGATGACAATG GGTGCAGATATTGATATAAGAGTAGTACGTGATGGGCGTGGACCAAATTGTAATGTCTGGAGCAATTTTGAACAG TATAATCTGCCAATGCCAATTTCTTTGTTGAGAGCAGACAATAACATGCCCCCTTGGCGCTCAGGTCTAAAAGAG GTATTCGATGCTATAATATGTGACCCACCTTATGGAGTCCGTGCTGGAGGTCGGAAATCTGGTGGCCGGAAATTGCTGAGAGGCACAGTTGGTCCTTACACTGTTCCAGAGGAGAAAAGGCTTGACCACATACCATCAACTGCTCCGTACAGCTTAGTAGAGTGCATGCACGATCTTCTCGACCTTTCTGCAAAGTTGCTGGTGATGGGTGGGAGGCTCGTGTTCTTCTTCCCTGTAGTAAGGGAGGATGGTTTGACTAATGCACAGTTTCCCGAGCATCCTTGCTTCACCTTGATCGCGTCCTGTGAGCAGATACTTAGCCTACGGTATAGCCGTTATTTGTTGACCATGGTGAAGACAGGTGCTTATACTGAAGAAATCAGAGAATCGGCTCAGAAAAGGCACTTGGAGTTCAAGGAGAACCATCTCAAATGGTTAGAAGATGGTAATCTTCACTCTGCAGTATTCAGTCCGGCAGACTCTCAGGAAGCTTTGGGTGCCAAGTCCAACAAGTTTGACAGAGATTCAAAACCAAAATACAGAGGCAAGTACGTCTGA
- the LOC135622773 gene encoding pathogen-related protein-like gives MDSSGGEGDGYRSHIHGDHERNTEWRFGSPPNYDLVNKLFEEGRTKVWEAGSLEERVQHLVKTWEMEMFHKRRFQDYKTVNPDNYTFSLNGRRPITLEQKRKLGGGYNSLLQTSLPQGLRVYDPSRETMESSHAAFTTAFPRGFALEVVHVYSGPPGIVYKFRHWGFMEGPFQGHAPTGEMVELYGMAIFQVDADMKIEKVEFFYDRGELLGGLLKGAKMEDAGLPASSCPFLKNV, from the exons ATGGACTCCAGTGGTGGTGAGGGGGACGGGTATCGTTCTCACATCCATGGAGACCACGAGAGGAACACGGAGTGGAGGTTCGGCTCTCCTCCCAACTACGATCTCGTGAACAAGCTCTTCGAAGAAGGCCGAACGAAG GTATGGGAAGCAGGGTCCTTGGAAGAGAGAGTGCAGCACTTGGTGAAGACATGGGAGATGGAGATGTTCCACAAGAGACGATTCCAAGACTACAAAACCGTGAATCCGGATAACTACACCTTCAGCCTCAATG GGCGAAGACCGATAACGCTAGAACAGAAGCGGAAGTTGGGAGGCGGCTACAACTCGCTGCTGCAGACGTCGCTGCCGCAAGGCCTGCGCGTGTACGACCCGTCGAGGGAGACGATGGAGTCATCTCACGCCGCCTTCACCACGGCGTTTCCTCGTGGGTTCGCGTTGGAGGTCGTCCATGTCTACAGCGGCCCGCCGGGGATCGTGTACAAGTTCCGGCACTGGGGCTTCATGGAGGGGCCTTTCCAAGGCCATGCACCGACGGGGGAGATGGTGGAGCTCTATGGGATGGCAATATTTCAA GTCGATGCGGACATGAAGATCGAGAAGGTGGAGTTCTTCTATGATCGTGGTGAGCTACTCGGTGGCCTCCTCAAGGGTGCGAAGATGGAGGACGCAGGACTGCCCGCTTCAAGCTGCCCATTCTTGAAGAATGTTTAG
- the LOC103997454 gene encoding pyruvate kinase 1, cytosolic isoform X2: MSVARFDFSWLTAEYHQETLDNLKKAVSNVKKPCAVMLDTVGPELQVHNTPGEPIELTAGNHVIITPDLSRVPSAEILPINFTDLAKAVKKGDTIFIGQYLFTGSETTSVWLEVLDTAGKDINCLVKNSARLSGSIFTMHVSQVAISLPTLTSSDKQVISTWGLQNNVDLISLSYTRHAEDVCELREFLKSHNLLTTQIYAKIENFEGLDHFDEILQEADGIILSRGNLGIDLPPEKVFVFQKTAIQKCNMAGKPAIITRVVDSMVDNLRPTRAEATDVANAVLDGTDGISLGAETLRGLYPVETIRTVGQICAEAESVYNHSHQFKRIVQYVGEPMSHEESVASSAVRAAIKVKAAVIVVFTSSGRASRLIAKYRPPMPVLAVVFPQEGMGSVELSSFGITQARQCLAVRGVYPILAPSSKGDASMSKEESGLKLALGYGRSVGILKPYDRAVIFEKIGDSSVVKIIEFEDS, encoded by the exons ATGTCAG TTGCACGCTTTGATTTTTCTTGGTTAACTGCCGAATACCATCAGGAGACTCTTGATAACTTGAAGAAGGCTGTGAGTAATGTCAAAAAGCCATGTGCT GTTATGCTGGATACTGTGGGTCCAGAACTTCAGGTTCACAACACACCTGGAGAACCAATTGAGTTAACGGCTGGTAATCATGTCATTATAACTCCAGATCTTTCTAGAGTTCCATCAGCTGAGATATTGCCCATAAATTTCACTGATCTTGCCAAG GCAGTTAAAAAGGGTGACACTATTTTTATTGGCCAGTATCTTTTCACAGGAAGTGAGACAACATCTGTATGGCTTGAG GTTCTGGATACTGCAGGTAAAGACATAAATTGCCTTGTGAAGAACAGTGCTAGACTTTCTGGATCCATTTTCACTATGCATGTATCGCAAGTTGCAATCAGTTTGCCAACTCTGACTAGTAGTGATAAACAA GTTATCTCAACTTGGGGTTTGCAAAATAATGTTGATCTCATTTCCTTGTCTTACACCCGTCATGCAGAGGATGTGTGCGAG CTTAGAGAATTTCTGAAGTCACATAATCTTCTCACCACTCAGATATATGccaaaattgaaaattttgag GGTTTGGATCACTTTGATGAAATTCTCCAGGAAGCAGATGGTATCATTCTTTCTAGAGGAAACTTAGGGATAGACCTTCCCCCGGAAAAG GTATTTGTGTTTCAGAAAACTGCAATTCAAAAATGCAATATGGCTGGAAAACCAGCTATAATTACTAGAGTAGTGGACAGTATGGTTGACAATTTGCGTCCAACTCGTGCAGAGGCAACTGATGTAGCAAATGCTGTTCTGGATG GGACTGATGGTATATCGTTAGGTGCTGAGACTCTTCGAGGCCTCTATCCCGTTGAAACAATCAGGACAGTTGGCCAAATCTGCGCAGAA GCTGAAAGTGTATAtaaccattctcatcaatttaaaAGAATCGTACAATATGTTGGTGAACCAATGTCTCATGAAGAATCTGTCGCATCATCAGCT GTTCGTGCTGCAATCAAAGTCAAAGCTGCTGTAATTGTTGTGTTTACTTCGTCCGGAAGAGCTTCAAG GTTAATAGCAAAGTATAGACCTCCAATGCCTGTTTTGGCTGTTGTCTTCCCACAGGAGGGAATGGGTTCAGTGGAATTGAGTTCTTTCGGCATAACACAG GCCAGGCAGTGTCTGGCAGTAAGAGGTGTTTATCCTATTTTGGCCCCTTCTAGTAAG GGCGACGCGAGCATGTCAAAGGAAGAGTCAGGGTTGAAGCTTGCTCTGGGCTACGGTAGATCTGTGGGAATCCTGAAGCCTTATGATCGCGCAGTCATCTTTGAGAAGATTGGCGACTCCTCAGTCGTTAAGATTATCGAGTTCGAAGATTCTTAA
- the LOC135622771 gene encoding uncharacterized protein C57A10.07-like, whose protein sequence is MNNQSFGTGSPKSFHAYPRVDFDLESGNARKSFRKSKSTPLIDPIRKINSVVNRIHYVCKLHPVAVFLASLFVCLTMLVVLSVYETRFRMMGFRRNDDLSLSLGLYPLANLRNLVMVAGHSIYTSTTCGKVDSEDSWFLEPYQKNPGQAATFLAHIKEGVESAAKDKRSLLLFSGGETRKDAGPRSEAQSYWSVAESQGWFGQQDSVRSRALTEEHARDSFENLLFSVCRFRELTGTYPQNITVVSYDFKKERFAHLHRLAIGFPEGRFFYIGTPAAPGAQEAAEKGEAHVRAQFQEDPYGCLGSLHRKRLKRDPFHRLIPYPNGCPELKGLFSYCGPVPYPASLPWIE, encoded by the exons atgaacaaccaatcatttggAACAGGAAGCCCCAAATCCTTTCATGCTTACCCCAGGGTAGACTTTGATCTGGAATCTGGAAACGCCCGGAAGAGCTTCCGAAAGTCTAAAAGTACGCCTTTGATTGATCCAATCAGGAAGATAAACTCCGTCGTGAACAGGATCCATTACGTATGCAAGCTTCACCCTGTTGCAGTCTTTCTTGCCTCTTTGTTCGTCTGTCTGACCATGCTGGTAGTGCTTTCGGTATACGAGACCCGGTTCAGAATGATGGGTTTCCGGAGGAACGATGACCTGAGTTTGAGTTTGGGCTTGTATCCGTTGGCGAATCTTCGCAATCTCGTGATGGTTGCTGGGCATTCGATCTATACGAGCACCACCTGCGGAAAGGTCGACAGTGAGGATTCGTGGTTCCTGGAGCCATATCAGAAGAATCCGGGGCAAGCGGCGACGTTCTTGGCACATATAAAAGAGGGAGTAGAGAGTGCAGCTAAGGATAAAAGATCACTTCTTTTGTTTAGTGGTGGGGAAACTCGGAAGGATGCTGGTCCTCGCAGCGAAGCACAGAGTTATTGGTCTGTTGCCGAGTCCCAAGGCTGGTTTG GACAGCAAGATAGTGTCAGGAGTAGAGCACTCACAGAGGAGCATGCTAGAGATAGCTTTGAGAACCTTCTTTTTAGTGTTTGTCGCTTTCGTGAACTTACAGGCACTTATCCACAGAATATTACT GTTGTAAGCTATGATTTCAAGAAAGAAAGGTTTGCTCACTTGCATCGACTAGCAATTGGATTTCCTGAAGGGAGGTTCTTCTATATCGGCACCCCTGCTGCTCCAGGTGCACAAGAGGCCGCAGAGAAAGGCGAGGCTCATGTTAGGGCCCAGTTTCAAGAAGATCCTTACGGATGTTTAGGTTCACTTCACAGAAAGCGACTAAAGAGAGACCCATTTCATCGGCTTATCCCTTATCCTAATGGATGCCCTGAATTGAAAGGCTTGTTCAGCTACTGTGGTCCGGTTCCTTATCCAGCATCACTTCCTTGGATCGAGTAG
- the LOC135622774 gene encoding alcohol dehydrogenase 3-like, producing the protein MSSTAGQVIKCRAAVAWEAGKPLVMEEVEVAPPKAMEVRLKILYTSLCHTDVYFWEAKGQTPVFPRIFGHEAGGVVESVGEGVTDLSPGDHVLPIFMGECKECAHCKSQESNMCDLLRINTDRGVMISDGQSRFSINGKPIYHFLGTSTFSEYTVVHVGCVAKINPLAPLDKVCVISCGISTGYGAAVNVAKPPKGSTVAVFGLGAVGLAAAEGARASGASRIIGVDINPKRFEEAKKFGVTEFVNPADYDRPVQEVLAEMTNGGVDRSIECSGSTSAMISAFECVHDGWGVAVLVGVPHKDAVFKTHPVNFLVERTLKGTFYGNYKPRSDIPAVVEKYMAKELELEKFITHSVPFSEINKAFDYMLKGESLRCIIHMDG; encoded by the exons ATGTCCAGCACAGCTGGTCAGGTCATAAAATGCAGAG CTGCGGTGGCTTGGGAGGCAGGGAAGCCATTGGTAATGGAAGAGGTCGAGGTGGCACCTCCGAAGGCCATGGAGGTACGGTTGAAGATCCTCTACACTTCCCTTTGCCACACTGATGTCTACTTCTGGGAAGCTAAG GGCCAGACTCCTGTGTTTCCCAGGATCTTTGGCCATGAAGCTGGAGG AGTTGTTGAGAGTGTTGGAGAAGGTGTGACTGATCTTTCTCCAGGAGACCATGTTCTCCCTATCTTCATGGGTGAATGCAAAGAATGTGCTCACTGTAAGTCCCAAGAGAGCAATATGTGTGATCTCCTCAGGATAAACACTGACAGAGGAGTGATGATAAGTGATGGGCAATCAAGGTTCTCCATAAATGGAAAGCCTATTTACCATTTCTTAGGAACATCTACTTTCAGCGAGTACACCGTCGTCCATGTCGGCTGTGTTGCCAAGATCAACCCTTTGGCTCCTCTCGACAAAGTTTGTGTCATCAGCTGTGGCATTTCAACAG GTTATGGTGCTGCTGTGAATGTTGCAAAACCACCTAAGGGTTCAACTGTGGCTGTTTTTGGCCTTGGAGCTGTAGGCCTTGCA GCAGCTGAAGGGGCAAGGGCCTCAGGGGCATCAAGAATAATTGGTGTTGATATTAATCCTAAGAGATTTGAGGAAG CTAAGAAGTTTGGTGTGACCGAGTTTGTGAATCCAGCAGACTATGACAGACCAGTTCAAGAG GTGCTTGCTGAAATGACCAACGGTGGAGTCGATCGCAGCATTGAATGTTCTGGCAGCACAAGTGCCATGATATCTGCATTTGAATGtgtccatgat GGTTGGGGTGTTGCTGTACTTGTTGGGGTGCCTCATAAAGATGCTGTGTTCAAGACACACCCTGTGAACTTCCTGGTTGAAAGGACTCTAAAAGGAACCTTCTATGGAAACTACAAACCGCGCTCCGATATCCCTGCAGTCGTCGAGAAGTATATGGCCAAG GAGCTGGAATTGGAGAAGTTCATCACACATAGTGTGCCTTTCTCTGAGATCAACAAGGCCTTCGACTACATGCTCAAAGGTGAGAGCCTCCGGTGCATCATTCATATGGATGGATAG
- the LOC103997454 gene encoding pyruvate kinase 1, cytosolic isoform X1 produces the protein MHGGQMLLEEHVRLASVLAPSKTKFFPSLTKIVGTLGSSSRSVETIEACLTAGMSVARFDFSWLTAEYHQETLDNLKKAVSNVKKPCAVMLDTVGPELQVHNTPGEPIELTAGNHVIITPDLSRVPSAEILPINFTDLAKAVKKGDTIFIGQYLFTGSETTSVWLEVLDTAGKDINCLVKNSARLSGSIFTMHVSQVAISLPTLTSSDKQVISTWGLQNNVDLISLSYTRHAEDVCELREFLKSHNLLTTQIYAKIENFEGLDHFDEILQEADGIILSRGNLGIDLPPEKVFVFQKTAIQKCNMAGKPAIITRVVDSMVDNLRPTRAEATDVANAVLDGTDGISLGAETLRGLYPVETIRTVGQICAEAESVYNHSHQFKRIVQYVGEPMSHEESVASSAVRAAIKVKAAVIVVFTSSGRASRLIAKYRPPMPVLAVVFPQEGMGSVELSSFGITQARQCLAVRGVYPILAPSSKGDASMSKEESGLKLALGYGRSVGILKPYDRAVIFEKIGDSSVVKIIEFEDS, from the exons ATGCACGGCGGGCAGATGCTGCTTGAGGAGCACGTGCGGCTCGCTTCGGTGCTTGCACCCTCCAAGACC AAATTTTTCCCATCGTTGACTAAAATTGTTGGGACACTTGGGTCAAGTTCACGGTCTGTTGAAACAATTGAGGCATGCCTCACGGCAGGAATGTCAG TTGCACGCTTTGATTTTTCTTGGTTAACTGCCGAATACCATCAGGAGACTCTTGATAACTTGAAGAAGGCTGTGAGTAATGTCAAAAAGCCATGTGCT GTTATGCTGGATACTGTGGGTCCAGAACTTCAGGTTCACAACACACCTGGAGAACCAATTGAGTTAACGGCTGGTAATCATGTCATTATAACTCCAGATCTTTCTAGAGTTCCATCAGCTGAGATATTGCCCATAAATTTCACTGATCTTGCCAAG GCAGTTAAAAAGGGTGACACTATTTTTATTGGCCAGTATCTTTTCACAGGAAGTGAGACAACATCTGTATGGCTTGAG GTTCTGGATACTGCAGGTAAAGACATAAATTGCCTTGTGAAGAACAGTGCTAGACTTTCTGGATCCATTTTCACTATGCATGTATCGCAAGTTGCAATCAGTTTGCCAACTCTGACTAGTAGTGATAAACAA GTTATCTCAACTTGGGGTTTGCAAAATAATGTTGATCTCATTTCCTTGTCTTACACCCGTCATGCAGAGGATGTGTGCGAG CTTAGAGAATTTCTGAAGTCACATAATCTTCTCACCACTCAGATATATGccaaaattgaaaattttgag GGTTTGGATCACTTTGATGAAATTCTCCAGGAAGCAGATGGTATCATTCTTTCTAGAGGAAACTTAGGGATAGACCTTCCCCCGGAAAAG GTATTTGTGTTTCAGAAAACTGCAATTCAAAAATGCAATATGGCTGGAAAACCAGCTATAATTACTAGAGTAGTGGACAGTATGGTTGACAATTTGCGTCCAACTCGTGCAGAGGCAACTGATGTAGCAAATGCTGTTCTGGATG GGACTGATGGTATATCGTTAGGTGCTGAGACTCTTCGAGGCCTCTATCCCGTTGAAACAATCAGGACAGTTGGCCAAATCTGCGCAGAA GCTGAAAGTGTATAtaaccattctcatcaatttaaaAGAATCGTACAATATGTTGGTGAACCAATGTCTCATGAAGAATCTGTCGCATCATCAGCT GTTCGTGCTGCAATCAAAGTCAAAGCTGCTGTAATTGTTGTGTTTACTTCGTCCGGAAGAGCTTCAAG GTTAATAGCAAAGTATAGACCTCCAATGCCTGTTTTGGCTGTTGTCTTCCCACAGGAGGGAATGGGTTCAGTGGAATTGAGTTCTTTCGGCATAACACAG GCCAGGCAGTGTCTGGCAGTAAGAGGTGTTTATCCTATTTTGGCCCCTTCTAGTAAG GGCGACGCGAGCATGTCAAAGGAAGAGTCAGGGTTGAAGCTTGCTCTGGGCTACGGTAGATCTGTGGGAATCCTGAAGCCTTATGATCGCGCAGTCATCTTTGAGAAGATTGGCGACTCCTCAGTCGTTAAGATTATCGAGTTCGAAGATTCTTAA